The Lycium ferocissimum isolate CSIRO_LF1 chromosome 1, AGI_CSIRO_Lferr_CH_V1, whole genome shotgun sequence genome includes a region encoding these proteins:
- the LOC132068519 gene encoding non-specific lipid transfer protein GPI-anchored 5-like, translated as MASKGIIICMALLPIMTMISVQVVMAQSDCTSTLMTMASCLSFVTGSATKPSASCCSALSGVLQSKPRCLCVIVNGGGSSLGVQINQTQALALPSACNLQTPPVSKCNAGNAPIISPEGAPTEGTPDSSTGHVAQVPKATGSSSTSNGSSLKVPIQVVVAILLFMASYVFMI; from the exons ATGGCTTCAAAAGGAATTATAATATGCATGGCCTTACTTCCAATAATGACCATGATTTCAGTACAAGTGGTCATGGCTCAATCTGATTGCACAAGCACACTTATGACTATGGCTTCATGCCTTAGCTTTGTCACCGGAAGCGCGACAAAGCCGTCGGCCTCTTGCTGCTCCGCCCTCTCTGGGGTGTTGCAGTCTAAGCCACGGTGCCTTTGTGTCATTGTGAATGGTGGTGGTTCATCATTAGGCGTTCAAATTAATCAAACTCAAGCACTTGCGTTGCCTAGTGCATGCAACTTGCAAACTCCTCCTGTTAGTAAATGTAATG CTGGTAATGCACCGATAATTTCTCCAGAGGGTGCACCTACGGAAGGAACTCCAGATTCTTCGACTGGCCATGTAGCT CAGGTACCAAAGGCGACAGGAAGCAGCAGTACATCTAATGGAAGCTCTTTGAAGGTTCCAATTCAAGTTGTTGTTGCCATCCTTCTTTTCATGGCTTcctatgttttcatgatttga
- the LOC132047077 gene encoding non-specific lipid transfer protein GPI-anchored 5-like, giving the protein MAIQRSRMGIFAIVCTMFLAGVVAQSSNDCTNVLISMSPCLNYITGNSSTPSSGCCTQLGTVVKNNPKCLCQALNGGGSNLGLPINQTQALALPTACKVQTPPLSQCNAGSPNSSPAGTADSPTTDASGRGSNAVPSSQDGSNDADSIKMAAPLFFFILFIASYASTFNMA; this is encoded by the exons ATGGCAATTCAAAGGAGCAGAATGGGTATTTTCGCGATTGTGTGCACGATGTTCTTGGCAGGAGTTGTTGCACAATCGAGCAATGACTGCACGAATGTGTTGATCAGTATGTCACCTTGCTTGAACTATATTACTGGAAATTCCTCTACTCCATCTTCAGGTTGTTGCACTCAACTAGGCACTGTGGTTAAGAACAATCCAAAATGTTTGTGCCAGGCCCTCAATGGTGGTGGCTCTAATTTGGGGCTACCTATTAACCAGACTCAGGCTTTGGCACTTCCTACTGCTTGTAAAGTTCAGACTCCACCTCTTAGCCAATGCAATG CTGGTTCACCAAATAGCTCTCCCGCTGGAACAGCAGATTCTCCAACTACAGATGCTTCAg GACGTGGATCTAACGCAGTACCATCATCACAAGATGGTTCAAATGATGCAGATTCAATTAAGATGGCAGCTCcacttttcttcttcattctctTCATTGCTTCATATGCTTCAACATTCAACATGGCCTGA